In Kwoniella bestiolae CBS 10118 chromosome 3, complete sequence, the genomic stretch AAATCATCCTTCAACAACGCACCTTCACTTCAACTTTTTATCTTTctcccatcaatcatcgaAAACTTCATCTTACTCTTCCATCAAACCATGTCCCCTCGACCCTACTCCACCCCCTTACCCAAGCCCATCTCCCGCAATTTCTCACAACGACGCAACCTCTGTATCCTCGTCCTaaccctcttcgtcctctccttcctcctcctaggGCTCCACCCAAAAGTCCAACAAGGGTCACTGGACAACTTGGATAAACTCAAGGAATGGTCATCCGACAAAGCACAAGGTATAGTGGATGGTCTACCGACTCAGATTCAGGGGTGGTTGGTTGACTTGCAAAAAGTAGAGAAAGGGGAATGTAGAGGGTGGAATCGCCTGAATCCGCCTGAGAACGATCCAGAGGGGTGTCTTAAGGCTAGGCAGTATAGGCAGACTATGAGGGTgctggagagggaggagaaggcggaGCAGTGAGCTGGGTTCTGCTCTCGTCCAATCCCGTCTTCTCCTTACAGTCATGGAAATATGGATCTGGACCACCATGCCATCCCTGAATATTTCGTATGTGATACCTCAAAGATACAGCTGAGCTGACCATATCATATCGCTAACTCATCAGCCCACACTGGTACTTTACCAAACAGCATAACATCGATACCCTCAAGGACATTTTGGAATGCTTCTTACCAGTTAACGATCCCAGTTGGAAACCATGCCATGAGAAACCACTGATATTGTCTGGATGGTGGTACACCGCCGAGGTCATAACGGGAGCTACCACTGGCGAAGTCATCTGGCAGAGCTCTGTGGTGAGTCACCCCACTGCGTCATATATCACCTTGCGTTGTCGACAACCATAGACGGAGCATGACTTGGCATCATGTGGCTTGCAGGTTCAGAGGTTGCGCATAGGCTGATGTGATTCTTCCTCGCAGACAAAACAGCTGAAAATGCTGGGATACTCTTTCATCGCTGTTGGGCCTTACCTCAACTGGATCGAGGTAGCAGAGATGATGCCTGATGTATAGTGAGTGATCGCTATTGGTTTATTGGCTACCCCAGGAGATCCAGCACTAAGCTCTCTCTTCAATCTCCGTAGCCATCTCATCTGGAATAGCGATCTCGATACCGTCTCATGCGTTACCGACCCGCGATGCATAGCGAAAGAGCACTACACCTCACCTGAAGATGCCGAGGACCTGTCGATAGGTGTACCGGACGAGGAAAGGGGTGTTATACCCATATGGGCTTTGGCGATTGTCGATTATGTAGGCATCACCTATTCTCACTAACCACATGATTGTCGCTCATACTCGTGATTTCTGCGGTCGTCGTCGAATAGTGGGGATCAAGGCCAAGAGAGACATCGAATAATCGGTATTGGTGGGGATTGACCGAAGACGGGGATTGGAGTTATCATCCCCTCGGACAAGAGTGGATAGCTACGTGAGTCCATCGTGGATCAGCTAccttcatcagctgatactcGTTGGGATGTGTATACAGACCCTGGCCCTTACCTGGGGGTCATTGTCATCTACCCTACTCCATCGAAGAGTATTGTCTGAAGATGCCCATCAAACCTCATGAGGAACGGAGAAACGCCGCGTTGATCTTGGCTAAGAGATCTTGTAAGTGGTTCTTTTCTCTGATGCTCTTGTCTATGTACATATTGTTCGAACACATCAAGAACAAAGTTTTCATATCGGCGTGTGTTAATCCTGACACTTGACATTTCAATAGCCTACTTCCACTATCATTGCGTCTCCCCTCCGGAATTCTGGACGAACCTCACCCAGGTCGAAAATTTCGAGCTCCTCTCCAcagttgaggaggaggaaggtaaaCCTCTGCCCGAAGGGTTGGTCACGATGGGTAAACAAACTCGAGAGGACTATGAAGCTTTGGTAGGGAGTGTGAAAGCGTTGGTGGGGATGGGTGCGCCGCCTATCAGTCCTAGTATATATACTGCGCTGTGAGTGATATATTCCGTCGATTCATTCTATTCTGGCGGATTTGGCTACCTTCTTGTAGAGGTATTCGCACTGTTTATTCTCGACACACTTAGATGTCCAGCTCAAAAGTCAGCATCAGAAAGCTAATGGCCATCAACGGTACAGGTGCCAAGCTACTCCAGTGGTTATACCGTATTTCCAGCAGGATTACAGGATGGACGGATGGTGGCTTtattcaaggtgagtcaaggTGATCCATCAGGCCATGCACATACATACGACAGATCTAGCTGTTGAAAGCCGGTGCGTGGGTAGACTTCAAGCTGATTTATCTGCTTCGTTCAGCTGGTCACAACATGGTCCAGCTATAGCACTGGGTGAACCATACGTGTATAAATATTATTCAGAGAACTACACGGACCTCGAAGATGCCGTGAGGAGGGCTATGGACAGCTCGATAGAGAGGTAGTGAGTCGATTCTTGGTCAATgtttcttttctcttccaaAGGAAAGTAACATATCTATAACACATACGAGACAATCCAAGAATATTCGACCCTCCTGGACGTCCTGGATCATCGATCTTCCCAGCGTATACAGCTAACTCAATTCCCCCAGTATACCCGACGATATGAAACTAAACTACGCCCTCTCCCAACTTGGCCAATACCTCTCACGAGACTTGCACGCAATGTTCCTACAAGTCCTGGCGAAGAACGACGGGACAATACCGAAGTTGAAGAAAGGCGCTAGAGAGAGGTGTtatgagattgagaggtgtAAGGCCATTTTGGAGGTGGGTAGGAGACCGAATGTACCGCCCAAGTTGCCTGGgctgagagaggaggggaagaaggagatttGATCAGTTGTTGTGGACGCTTTGGGGTCATGGGGCGAGGTGGGGCAGACAGAGAGGGGtcaggagaagatggattggaggGGATATCTTGAATTGGTTTGAAGAGGGGAGAAGCAATGAGGTATACTTCCATCCGGTGATAGAGATTCTACAATTAGATAGATTACTCAACGAGGATAAATTTGCTTGTACAGAGTAGAATAAGATCAATCATCATATTGAGTGCCAACCCATGCAAAACTGGAACATCGAAGCCCCATTCAAGTTATGATGCATGTTCAAAGATGCAGTTCGATCGCATAAGAAGGACCGAAGGACATATCGTATATCAATCACATATATCGACTTGCATCGGTGCGACCAATATACGAATTAACATACGGTCATATTCTACTTCTCACCTCGTCGGGTTGAACTAGTCCGATCAGGTATGGCATTGCCTCACAGTGTGTTTCAGTATAACATCCCCTGCACCTACACCCCCGATCCAGCTCCAGGCACTTCCCTCCCCCCCTCACCCAACCTCTTagctttccccttcttcctccttcccaaTCCCTGCTCCTCCCTTATAACAGGCACGACCAACTCTCTATACACCAACCACTGAGCATCTTTCTCAGATACCCTCATATCTCCAAACGGCCTATCATTCTCCCTTCTATACACTGATAATTTgttcaattccttctccaatCTAGCCTTATCGATGGGATTAAACCTCAACCTTGGAACAATATCACTTGGTACCCTATCTTCCTTACTCTTCGCCGTActagaagaagagggagcAGGGGGTTTAGGCGTATAAGTCGTACTTGTAATCTTACTCTTCCCCTTGACTTTACTTCCTATACtaatcaccttcctccccccaGGTCCAGACGTAGTGATAGATGCCTGAGGGGACTGACCCGGTAAACTGGGGAACGCCCCTCCACCAGCCTGAGCAGCCAgcctctccaacctctctttctctattgcttgtctttccctctcttctttctccaGCTGATGCTCTATCTCCGATTCGAGGCGGAGGATCAAGCGGGATGTCTGGGCGGGGGTGGTTAGGGGGTTGAAGCATGATGGACAGGGGAGGTAGGGTTGTTGGAGGTGGCAGAGGGTCAGACCGCAGGATTGACAGAGCGGTGTGTAGGGTGAGAGAGGGTGGACTCGGGCTGTGTTGTGGTGTGGTTCGTATTTCGGTATTGGTGAGATATGGGGTGTAAGGACATGGACGGGAAGGGAGGTAATTGACGGGGTAAGCAGGATATAGGTAATTGGAATGTTACGATTAAATAGTACAGATAAAAATCACAAGAGAATCAATTGCAAtgtcgtcagctcatctacATATACCAAATCCAAAACAGTCGCACAACCTACCCTGACAAAAACAACTAATAGCATtatcctccctcaccttcccctccccatTACTCTCCTTAATAACCCTCAACTTATCCACAATACTCTCCAGTCTCTTGACCTCCCGCGATTTCGGCTTATCCCaaatcttctcctctgcATCTCTACTCTTGCCCTTTGAGCTGCTCGTCCTACTTCCACTGGAAGAGGGGACATCAAGTCGTGGCTTTGGCTCTTGGATCTGTATATTCACCGCTCCAGCCTGTCTCACCCTCCCGCCAGGACCACCTCCCACATTCGCTGGAGTGTGTGAGCCTGATCCACCCCCGGATCTAGGCGTGGATGATTTGCCCCATCCTCCAAGACCATCTTCCGCTAGATCCTTCTTCTGGTATACTTTCCCACCTGGGCCGAAAGCCGCTTCTAACGCTTCTGGGATATTGGCTGTTGCAACAGGAGCGGTGGAACGGGATGAGCcgggggtggaagatggtctggagaggttgaggggcGATTTGGATTTTGAGGATTTGTTTtgggtgggtttgggtttgagtgaagatgggtcggatgtgggagtgagggattgagaggggatggaaggtgtgGGTAAGGAGGGGAATCGGTGGGATGTGTAGCGGGTTATGAatgattgagattgggaCGAGGGGCCGAGGAAGTCCTATAAAAGGATATATAAGATATTAAATGACTATGTTGTTATGGACATGCAAAACATCGTCGTGTCTTGCTATACGAGTGAGGAGGTCTACTTCGTCTAATGGTCAAAGAAGCCCCGTTACCCACCTGCAGATGTACTCTCAATCTAGCTTCGTGAGTATAAGATTCCAAATCAGGTATGATCATCTGCTTGATCGTCTCGTCATCTATCCGTAGAGTGctatctcgtcagctcaattcaCCTCATATATGTaagggatgggaggtgggaTCGAGCTCACCTAAACCCAATATCGATGATAGGTCTTTGACGACCCATGGAGGTGTGCTGGGAGCCATGGTGCGGTATCGTCAAGTCTTCGAGTTGTCGATCGGCTTGTAGAAGCGATAGCAATGTTGAGATGTATACCTTTCAGTGTGAATGATTCCAACGTTGAGAAAGAGcagagagaaaagaagaggatCAAAGTGAAGTGAatggtgaatgatgaacaGAACCGATCAACTTTCGCTCGGGTCCGAGAGAACATCTATtacccacctccaccttgCAAGTCCACTCTGTCACTCAACGAAGCAAGCTCCAACTTCTGTTGTTATAGCAATAAGTATATGCAGCCATGAGCAGAACAGTACCTCACATTCTACCCGTCCTTCACTGTGTGAAACATCAAGGTGCATATATGCATGTTCAATAGACTACTTCTAACAAGCGATAGATGATACTACCACTTCGTAAACATCTACCCCTCGTATCCcccttcaccaccacccatctcCGCCTAAACCTAAACCTACACAGCatatcttccacttccacccgGAGCTCTATCAGCGGTCTACAGAAACAAGCAGAATATTAGCCACCACTTCTTCATGTTCACATACCTACACCGAAAAGACAGTAAATTGAACTCACATTAAGCGCCGCCACAGACGCCTCAACAAGATTCCGTCTAATCTCATCCACCGCCGCCCTGACCCTATGCTCATCATTACTCTCAATCAACAAGCTCAATTTCGGCTCATCTCCCGGCCCAGGCTCACTCCCAGGAGGGTAATATAACCCTTTCATCGTGATACTCGCCCCGCTGATCTCCTGTAACAACGTCATCTGCTCTTTATTCGTAGCTTTCCATCGGGCTTTCTGGGGATAATCGTTAATGGGGAAAATCGCGTGATAATCCGTCGCGTCTGGATCCTTAGTTCTGACTCCGTTACTATTAACAGGTTGGGCCAATCCAAGTTTCTCCGCCTTGGTCAATTCGATAGACTGAGTGAGTCGAGCTACCACCTTGGCCAGATTGGCTGCATCGACTGTACGtccttctttctttgctTTCTCCAGGGCAGCAATCGTTTGAGCAGGAAGAGCAGCCATTGCTACTTTAGCTGTTTGAGGGTTGTTCTGTATGACTCGGTCTGGTGCGGGACCATGAATGACTTCGACCTTGATTTCAGTAAAGGTGTAATCGGCGTCTCCCTTGTGAGCGTTCGGGTTTTCAGGTTGCTTGAATTCGGTTGTCTTGGGTTTGTAAGGTATGACCGCTCCTTCTCTGGACGAGAGCGAGAGTGCTTCGGAAGTATCTCCATAGGTGTGTTTCTCAGCTTGATCTTTCTCGGCTCTCTTTCGTTCAATTCGCTCCAGACCTTTTCCGGCGAATCCGCTGCCTGCTGCTCTCGCTTTACCGGATTTGATCTTTCCGAGGAAGTCTGGTAAATTGAGATTAGCAGTTGGATCACCGATCGGAGAATGTGATGAAGCCACGAGACCTGACTCACTCTCAGACATTGCCTTGAGATCATCCGGTATGAAAGCCTTACTAGCATCCAATGCTCTGACAATATCGACCGAGAATTTCTCTTGCGCAGGAGTGATGAACGTGATACAAGTACCAGTATTCCCTGCTCGTCCCGTACGTCCGGCTCGATGCACGTAATCTTCCATGTGATTCGGACAATCGTAGTTCTACGATACACAAGACATTGATCAGCCAAAGCAGTTTCTCGCATAATCGAGCATACACGACAGCTGACAAGTAAGAatcaaacactcacaataACCAATTTCAATTCCTTCACATCCAACCCCCTCGCAGCAACAGAAGTAGCCACGATAATAGGTACATCACCGCTCTTGAAATTCTTGATCGCCTCATCTCGATCGACCTGTTCCTTCCCACCATGCAACGATGCGCACACATATCCACGTTGAAGTAGATCTCGGAAAAGATCATCGGCAGATTCCTGTCTATCCACAAATATCAATGTCCTAaagtcatcttcatcgtctttgTGCGTTTCACCCATTTCGCCCAGGATCTCTAACAGCCTGTTGAACTTCGAGTCGGGCTCTCTGACTTCTACTCGTTGGTCTATCTCAGGCGCGACGACCGATCGTCCACCAACGGTGATTTCCAGTGGTCTAATCAGGATTTTTCTAGCGAGAGATTCCATAGTCTTGGGGAATGTAGCTGAGAATAAAACTTTCTGAGCATCTGGTCGAacgttgttgatgattttCATAACTTGAGGTTCGAAACCCATATCGAACATTCGATCAgcctcatccatcactaTATATGTGGTTCGACGAAGGTTGGTCACTCGTCCGTTGTTCGCGGTGAGCAAATCAATCATTCGTCCAGGTGTACATACTACGACTTCAGCACCTTTCTTCATTGCGGCGATATCTTCAGAAATGGACGATCCACCAACACAACAGGTCACCTAGAAAAGTGGCATCAGCTGGGCTTTCTCACTGTATGCGTAAAGGTAAATGACTTACTCGGATATTAAGAACTTTCAGGAAAGACTGACATTCCTTGTATATCTGAGTTGCCAACTCTCTCGTAGGCGACATAACAACAGCTATAGGACCTTCACTCCCTGACACTGGACGTTGGTCTCGGACGTGCCTAAacatgggaagaaggaacgCGACGGTTTTACCAGATCCAGTCTTGGCGATACCAATCACATCCCGTCCAGACATGATGGCCGGTAttgcttgagcttggatggAAGTAGGAGTAGCCCAACCATGATGACGAATAACGTCGAGACTGAACAACATACAGTCAGCTTAGGTGGTCATTGACCGGAAAAGGGGTAGAtaaaactcaccatcctgTCGGTAAACCGAATGCGCCCCAATTCTTGACTGGTCTAGGTGCGTCCTGACCTCTAATCTTTATACCATCCATTTCCAATCTCAGCAACTCtgcatcttcttcgtccatctctAGTACCTCTGGAGGAGGGTTGTAAAATGCCTTTTGGAAAGGTTCATAGTCGATTTTGGAATGGTCGGGAGGTGGTAAATCCTTTTTACGCGATTTAGCAGCGGCTTGCCTGACAACTATATGTCAGTTGTATGTCCAAGTAAGAGGTAAGGATTAACTCACTGTAACAgagcttcagcttcggccAATTTATCTTCCACTTTgactttctcctcctcttcattaTCACTATCATCCCCAGATTGTCTTAATCCCATTCTCCTCgcatcagcttgattcaCTTGAACGACCTGTTCCACGTTCGTCCTCATGAATGCGTCTAatggatcttcttcctcctcttcttcatcaacttTTATCTtgctttcttcctcctccttgacctGAGGTTTCTCGTctacatccatctcattgCCGTTCCCATTAATTGTAGGCTTGATATCCTCAACAGCCAGATCATCCCCTATCTCTTCCACTTCAGCGGCACCACCACTCTGCACATCGGGATTGATCTCAGGTAGATCTCCCAACTTCTGCAATTTTCTATCTCCCGAAGactcatcatcgtcatccagACTGGCTGCTAAGGATCGTTTTAACGGTGTGGGTGCGGTCCCAGCTTTGAGAGGTAATCCGATACGCGATAGGGAGAATGCAGTGGGTTTGTTCGGAAGGCCGGTTGGAGCTACGGAAGAAATATGTTGAGCAAGAAAGTCATAAGATTATCACAGACAGGAAAAGGAGACATTACTCACGTTTTGAGGTAGAAGCAATAGGTACACGAGCAGGACTAGCAGGTTTAGGTGAAGGTACAGAAGCAGGTTCGGGCGTAGCAgtcttcccttccttcaaAGCTCGCTGTTTCTTCCAAGCTTCTAATCTTTCTTTCgcctttctcttcttgtcctcTTCGGTTTCCGGCGCAGGTGATCCAGTGGGTGTAGCATTATCCGTTAAAGGTGTTCGGACAGCTGGTAGAGGTGCTGATGATTTTcgaggaggtgaaggagagCGTGTACGTATCCGAGAACGAGGTTCATCTCGTCTATGACTCCtgtcatctctttctctatctCTTGACCTGTCTCGTTCTCGCCTGTTGTCAGGATGTCTTCtgtcatccctctcttcttttctccttctaccagaatcatcctcaccgcgatatctctccctctccctacTTCTGTCCCTATACCTGTCGCGttctctttctctatctCTTGAGGAGTAATGACGATCGTCATCCTCGTATCGGGAGCTTGAACCTTTTCTATCGTCAGACCTTCTCGATGAGCTACCACCGTAGGAACGCTCATACCTTCCTGAAGCTGAGGGAGAGGGGCT encodes the following:
- a CDS encoding pre-mRNA-processing ATP-dependent RNA helicase PRP5 is translated as MPRSPRRSRSPEGRRSSHRGGHRSPSPSASGRYERSYGGSSSRRSDDRKGSSSRYEDDDRHYSSRDRERERDRYRDRSRERERYRGEDDSGRRRKEERDDRRHPDNRRERDRSRDRERDDRSHRRDEPRSRIRTRSPSPPRKSSAPLPAVRTPLTDNATPTGSPAPETEEDKKRKAKERLEAWKKQRALKEGKTATPEPASVPSPKPASPARVPIASTSKPPTGLPNKPTAFSLSRIGLPLKAGTAPTPLKRSLAASLDDDDESSGDRKLQKLGDLPEINPDVQSGGAAEVEEIGDDLAVEDIKPTINGNGNEMDVDEKPQVKEEEESKIKVDEEEEEEDPLDAFMRTNVEQVVQVNQADARRMGLRQSGDDSDNEEEEKVKVEDKLAEAEALLQQAAAKSRKKDLPPPDHSKIDYEPFQKAFYNPPPEVLEMDEEDAELLRLEMDGIKIRGQDAPRPVKNWGAFGLPTGCLDVIRHHGWATPTSIQAQAIPAIMSGRDVIGIAKTGSGKTVAFLLPMFRHVRDQRPVSGSEGPIAVVMSPTRELATQIYKECQSFLKVLNIRVTCCVGGSSISEDIAAMKKGAEVVVCTPGRMIDLLTANNGRVTNLRRTTYIVMDEADRMFDMGFEPQVMKIINNVRPDAQKVLFSATFPKTMESLARKILIRPLEITVGGRSVVAPEIDQRVEVREPDSKFNRLLEILGEMGETHKDDEDDFRTLIFVDRQESADDLFRDLLQRGYVCASLHGGKEQVDRDEAIKNFKSGDVPIIVATSVAARGLDVKELKLVINYDCPNHMEDYVHRAGRTGRAGNTGTCITFITPAQEKFSVDIVRALDASKAFIPDDLKAMSENFLGKIKSGKARAAGSGFAGKGLERIERKRAEKDQAEKHTYGDTSEALSLSSREGAVIPYKPKTTEFKQPENPNAHKGDADYTFTEIKVEVIHGPAPDRVIQNNPQTAKVAMAALPAQTIAALEKAKKEGRTVDAANLAKVVARLTQSIELTKAEKLGLAQPVNSNGVRTKDPDATDYHAIFPINDYPQKARWKATNKEQMTLLQEISGASITMKGLYYPPGSEPGPGDEPKLSLLIESNDEHRVRAAVDEIRRNLVEASVAALNTADRAPGGSGRYAV